In one window of Lewinella sp. 4G2 DNA:
- a CDS encoding IS630 family transposase — translation MSLILTKDELEALQLEQNTAGLSKRRYRKVTVLIMLHQGHSVKTIEAALGIDDNTIYRYHRAYYKAGLSDFLDDSYVAYTGRLTEKQEEALAKHLDDYLYPDAKSIAAYVLERFGVDYSVGGMTDLLHRLGFVFKKSKSVPAKADEEAQCAFVEEALPALLEEVATGDAVVYYADGCHPTHNTKTSRGWIRKGEDFEVDCNNGRQRVNINAAVNALKPEHLVYEIADTINAQSTQRLCRQLLRKHPGKKIYFICDNARYNRNKMLTEWADSQRIDFVYLPTYSPNLNLIERLWHFMRVKILNSTYYEKSSEFKSAIVSFLGGIKLYKEELRSLLTLNFRTVGGTSVHLSQTSS, via the coding sequence ATGTCGCTAATACTAACCAAGGATGAACTCGAAGCACTTCAGCTGGAACAAAACACAGCTGGGCTTTCAAAGCGGCGTTACCGCAAAGTAACGGTACTCATCATGCTGCACCAAGGCCATTCGGTTAAGACAATTGAGGCGGCACTGGGTATTGATGATAATACGATCTATCGTTACCATCGCGCCTATTACAAAGCCGGTCTGTCCGACTTTCTGGACGATAGCTATGTGGCTTACACCGGTCGGTTAACTGAGAAGCAAGAAGAAGCCTTAGCTAAGCATCTGGATGATTACCTATACCCTGATGCAAAATCCATTGCCGCCTACGTCCTCGAGCGCTTTGGGGTAGACTACAGCGTTGGCGGTATGACCGATTTGTTGCACCGACTTGGGTTCGTGTTCAAGAAGAGTAAGTCCGTGCCGGCTAAGGCTGACGAAGAAGCACAGTGTGCCTTCGTTGAGGAAGCACTACCCGCGCTTTTAGAAGAGGTAGCCACCGGTGATGCAGTTGTTTACTATGCTGATGGCTGTCATCCTACTCACAATACAAAGACGAGTCGCGGCTGGATACGCAAAGGGGAAGATTTCGAAGTGGATTGCAACAATGGTCGACAGCGAGTGAATATTAATGCGGCCGTCAATGCGCTCAAGCCGGAACATTTGGTATACGAGATTGCTGACACCATCAATGCTCAGTCTACTCAGCGTTTATGCCGCCAGTTACTACGCAAACATCCGGGCAAAAAGATCTACTTCATTTGTGACAACGCTCGCTACAATCGCAACAAGATGCTAACGGAGTGGGCGGATAGCCAACGGATCGACTTCGTTTATCTACCAACCTATTCGCCTAACCTGAACCTAATCGAGCGCCTGTGGCACTTTATGCGGGTTAAGATATTGAACTCAACTTATTACGAGAAGTCTAGTGAATTTAAATCGGCCATCGTTTCATTTCTGGGTGGGATAAAATTGTATAAGGAAGAATTACGTAGCCTACTGACTTTAAACTTCAGGACAGTAGGAGGCACTTCCGTGCATTTGTCCCAAACCTCTTCGTGA
- a CDS encoding ThuA domain-containing protein — translation MRFFYNLLLCCLTVNGSLGAQTQVLHYDETTGFDHGTRTQSLAFFEDLGTSLGFTVVRDGDGSAFTQANLENFDLVVFSNTSGNSGLSHDQRDALEWFVDVKGGSLLGIHAASDTYRHSTANGSRTGTWDWYAETLGGSVQQSPNHTRNNFPGTIVETEMHPSTANLTFPWEKLEEYYYWENGYLNSAVIGIVLEVTSTGSESYDAQRPVAWTRELDSGAKVFYTSLGHRADNFTGAFPQFEQLLEDAVAWTLRAALPVTLVDFRARANGKLVELHWETASETGSKDFIVERSRNGVTFVTVGSTPALGDSQERQAYSFVDPAPIPGVVYYRLRQRDLNGKETLSTPVAVNLKDATELSVSPNPGTQRLQLRSPVGGVATIYDSAGRVMATATLLADQIQHLNTDTWPAGTYLIQLEDGQHYRWVRR, via the coding sequence ATGCGTTTCTTTTATAACCTACTCCTTTGCTGCCTGACAGTGAACGGCTCTCTGGGCGCCCAGACCCAGGTCCTCCATTACGACGAGACGACCGGCTTCGACCACGGGACGCGCACTCAGAGTTTAGCTTTCTTCGAAGATTTAGGAACGAGCCTTGGCTTTACGGTCGTCCGCGACGGTGACGGGAGTGCTTTCACCCAGGCCAACCTCGAAAATTTTGACCTCGTCGTCTTCAGCAACACCAGTGGCAACTCAGGCTTGAGCCACGACCAGCGGGACGCCCTCGAATGGTTCGTCGACGTGAAGGGCGGCAGCCTGCTCGGCATCCACGCCGCTTCGGATACCTACCGCCACAGCACGGCCAACGGCAGCCGAACGGGCACCTGGGATTGGTACGCCGAGACGCTGGGCGGCAGCGTCCAGCAAAGCCCCAACCACACCCGGAATAACTTCCCCGGCACGATCGTCGAAACGGAGATGCACCCCAGCACCGCCAACCTCACCTTCCCCTGGGAAAAATTGGAGGAATACTACTACTGGGAGAACGGCTACCTCAATTCCGCTGTCATCGGCATCGTCCTGGAAGTCACCAGCACCGGGAGTGAATCCTACGACGCCCAGCGCCCCGTAGCCTGGACGCGCGAGCTCGACAGTGGTGCGAAGGTGTTCTACACCTCCCTCGGTCACCGGGCGGATAACTTCACCGGTGCCTTCCCCCAGTTCGAGCAACTCCTGGAAGACGCCGTGGCCTGGACGCTCCGGGCTGCCCTACCCGTTACGCTCGTTGACTTCAGGGCGCGGGCAAACGGCAAATTAGTGGAACTCCACTGGGAAACAGCCAGTGAAACTGGTTCGAAAGATTTCATCGTCGAACGGAGCCGGAATGGCGTAACCTTTGTGACCGTAGGTAGCACCCCGGCCCTTGGGGATAGCCAGGAGCGCCAGGCGTACTCTTTTGTTGATCCGGCCCCCATCCCCGGGGTGGTGTACTACCGTTTGCGCCAGCGCGACCTGAATGGTAAAGAGACACTTTCCACTCCGGTGGCGGTGAACCTGAAGGATGCCACCGAGCTGTCCGTCTCGCCCAACCCAGGTACCCAGCGTTTGCAGCTTCGTTCACCCGTTGGTGGCGTGGCGACCATTTACGATAGTGCTGGCCGGGTCATGGCTACCGCCACCCTACTTGCTGATCAAATTCAGCACTTGAATACGGACACTTGGCCGGCTGGCACCTATTTAATTCAGCTGGAGGATGGCCAGCATTACCGTTGGGTGCGGCGGTAG
- a CDS encoding DUF6572 domain-containing protein, with product MAIDNPKVIDFISTSQDGKRVILTISNHLDWEDVESHLRSLQRKLYAYLVYVESGELGASGMKFQGLQVVVSVRCKYPVPSIGEDFYRVITPYFMEREVVLEYRDQ from the coding sequence GTGGCCATCGACAACCCCAAAGTCATTGATTTCATTTCAACGAGCCAGGATGGAAAACGGGTGATTTTAACCATCAGTAATCATCTGGATTGGGAAGACGTGGAAAGTCATCTCAGATCATTACAGCGCAAACTTTACGCGTATCTAGTTTACGTGGAGTCTGGTGAACTCGGGGCTAGTGGTATGAAATTTCAGGGGCTACAAGTAGTCGTCAGCGTAAGGTGTAAATACCCTGTTCCTTCGATTGGCGAGGATTTCTACCGGGTAATCACTCCCTATTTTATGGAGCGTGAGGTGGTGTTGGAGTATAGAGACCAATAA
- a CDS encoding contact-dependent growth inhibition system immunity protein, which produces MNNITLSEKAGLRWLGAAPADNDSYVLKNSFKLYNKAISDLDVEDVRFLISQRIGLLISVPIALDFLEKNILAEGDYYEGDLLKATLNIPKNFWLESPSLALRITKILKENKNVLNELMEGDDIDREIGKKWIDMIS; this is translated from the coding sequence ATGAATAATATAACTTTATCAGAAAAGGCAGGCCTTCGTTGGCTAGGTGCCGCGCCTGCCGATAATGACTCTTACGTTCTTAAAAACTCTTTTAAGTTATACAATAAAGCTATTTCGGATCTTGATGTCGAAGACGTCAGGTTTTTAATAAGCCAAAGAATTGGCTTATTGATATCTGTTCCAATAGCTCTCGATTTTTTGGAAAAGAATATTTTAGCTGAAGGAGATTATTACGAAGGTGATTTATTAAAGGCCACTCTCAATATTCCAAAGAATTTTTGGTTGGAATCGCCATCATTAGCCCTAAGAATTACAAAAATTCTAAAGGAGAATAAAAATGTTTTGAATGAACTTATGGAAGGAGATGACATTGATCGCGAAATTGGGAAAAAGTGGATCGATATGATCTCATAG
- a CDS encoding heavy-metal-associated domain-containing protein — MAKKIQHFTTNINCSSCVRTVTSFLDEVAGVTIWRVDVEDPRKVLSVEGSAEEAAIMANVREAGFDIEPLAA, encoded by the coding sequence ATGGCTAAGAAGATCCAGCACTTTACCACCAACATCAACTGCAGCTCCTGCGTCCGCACCGTCACCTCCTTTTTGGACGAGGTCGCCGGCGTCACCATCTGGAGGGTAGATGTGGAGGATCCACGTAAGGTCCTCAGCGTGGAGGGCAGTGCGGAGGAGGCCGCGATCATGGCCAACGTCCGCGAAGCCGGGTTTGATATTGAGCCATTGGCGGCCTAA
- a CDS encoding carboxypeptidase regulatory-like domain-containing protein: MFTPPSRWLVLLLVLGSGVLGAQTYAVDLSLVPRPVILLNDDCQAEVDLAELVFGNYDSDGDGEVASSAQFTITINDGNPANGATVDGCGVFPFAITADASVTGFTPLSGTLQTANRYGLDDVDTTQVIREIVLDCGQLSDFALGPNGIPLPTTADFPTVVGDDGSLITLTPGGDEVCGLSLEYEDSPAVVTCAEGFTVVRTFTLRDGCSLADVRTYTQVFQVSDVAPPLFTAPAAAPNGETIVVNSTNNCGARFALDQPGMALADNCGADLRLTATIYPAGATTDALQTNLPVDLNNLASEFTRLLPPDDYVVRYVYADACANTDSSDVRISVVDRVAPSAICEDAVRVSLTFGAGAPNGTATITPATIDRASTDNCPDGLELAIARVRIGGNGTLIPPPGETYRRAIELTCEELGTNTIGLRALDASGNLNYCAAEVEIRSLLPLICAPPADVIINCTAYNELNLGDAPTAAALDAAFGIAAGSGGCDLAVAQTFRGSLDNCGAGVLERNFTVTDADGRTNNGICRQTITVTGAPEYSLTFPGDRAGDCADAPEIDAVDVSEGTCDMIVSTATTERTATNGEACYNLVVTHRALNLCEFDPAAEPITVPRDFDGDGDLDQDVTLHLFGDGINDTADVVRLDQDRIRDNGGFTPLLIRDYGVAAGRGGFVYQQMIRVFDSTPPTVTANEPAACFALTGSTCTATAQLGYTLTDDCSPAEELTQRVALDLDFDGTFTRTRFLVDSEITALGNGRYTVTLAGLPAGDHALRVTAVDACGNPGAQIIPFCVAEVGDAAPICFSEFPVLLRTEDDGRAAVFADDLIPPNADDCGPPVNYSIYTESEVDQPGFSATPGREGLLLNCEDESRVPIRVYAFSPTAGGAFCEATVLLAREDGACTGAEEGSIAGTVTTERGQLMEGVTIDLSGSTTPQTAATDATGRFAFTDLPLGEDFTLVASLDDYSRHRRGVTTADIVVITQHILGLAELRNPYRLLAADPTRDDRITVGDIIAIRRLILGLDAAYRNSDAYRFVPADFIFPVNTNPWATAFPEVISIKNLAGQRLEANFTGIMVGDVNASGFSNLGAGPDTMRDQLGAGAGAEKRDGAALLAEVFPGQSSGTVLVNIYPGELTGSQGLQGTVALQLGIRVLEVLPGAIQLEEMRTDRLEDGLFAFAHHDVEGLAADVVLFQLLLETSVAASLLSPLELTDSLAVREAFRDGSYLVPQLKVTGSAVTPELEFGLVEAYPNPAGPVLTLRFSASEAALADLQVFDLAGRLVFARELQVTRGVNEVALLRTDVGGAGVYVYRLGVGDGVFVGRVVFW; the protein is encoded by the coding sequence ATGTTCACCCCACCGTCCCGTTGGTTGGTGCTACTCCTCGTCTTGGGTAGCGGCGTGCTTGGCGCACAGACTTACGCGGTGGACCTCTCCCTCGTCCCCAGACCAGTCATTTTGCTAAATGACGATTGCCAAGCGGAGGTGGACTTGGCGGAACTGGTATTCGGTAATTACGATTCGGACGGAGACGGCGAGGTCGCTTCCTCAGCTCAATTTACCATCACCATCAACGACGGCAACCCGGCTAACGGGGCGACCGTGGATGGATGTGGCGTGTTCCCCTTTGCGATTACGGCGGACGCTTCCGTTACGGGTTTCACCCCACTTAGCGGCACGCTGCAAACGGCTAATCGGTACGGATTGGACGACGTCGATACCACCCAGGTCATCCGTGAAATCGTGCTGGACTGTGGCCAACTCTCTGACTTCGCCCTCGGGCCGAACGGTATCCCCCTTCCCACCACGGCGGATTTCCCGACTGTCGTGGGGGACGATGGTTCGCTCATCACCCTTACGCCGGGGGGCGATGAGGTTTGCGGCCTTTCCCTGGAGTACGAAGATTCGCCGGCGGTGGTGACCTGCGCGGAGGGGTTTACGGTCGTCCGGACTTTCACCCTCAGGGATGGGTGTTCTTTGGCGGACGTCCGGACGTACACCCAGGTATTCCAGGTTAGTGACGTTGCCCCGCCCCTTTTCACCGCACCCGCGGCAGCGCCCAACGGAGAAACGATCGTCGTCAACAGCACGAATAATTGCGGTGCCCGCTTCGCGCTGGACCAACCCGGAATGGCACTAGCCGACAATTGTGGCGCGGATCTACGGCTAACGGCCACGATCTACCCCGCCGGCGCGACGACCGATGCCCTGCAGACGAACTTGCCAGTGGACCTGAATAACCTGGCCTCCGAATTCACCCGATTGCTGCCGCCCGACGATTACGTCGTGCGTTACGTGTACGCCGACGCTTGCGCGAATACGGATAGCAGCGACGTGCGGATCAGCGTAGTGGACCGAGTTGCGCCCTCCGCGATCTGTGAAGATGCGGTGCGCGTGAGCCTGACTTTTGGTGCCGGCGCCCCGAACGGAACGGCGACGATCACGCCCGCCACCATCGACCGGGCCAGTACGGACAACTGCCCGGACGGCCTCGAACTGGCCATCGCCCGCGTGCGGATTGGCGGGAACGGCACCCTGATCCCACCACCAGGCGAGACCTACCGGCGGGCGATCGAACTGACCTGCGAAGAACTGGGGACAAACACCATCGGCCTACGCGCGCTGGACGCGAGCGGCAACCTGAATTACTGCGCGGCGGAGGTGGAAATTCGCAGCCTCTTACCGCTAATCTGCGCGCCGCCGGCCGACGTAATTATTAATTGTACAGCCTACAACGAATTGAATTTGGGGGATGCACCCACCGCCGCAGCCCTGGACGCAGCCTTCGGAATAGCTGCGGGAAGCGGAGGTTGCGACCTCGCCGTAGCCCAAACTTTCAGGGGGAGCCTGGACAACTGCGGGGCGGGCGTGCTGGAACGCAACTTTACCGTGACCGACGCCGACGGCCGCACAAATAATGGAATTTGCCGGCAAACGATCACCGTGACGGGGGCTCCGGAATACTCCCTCACCTTCCCCGGTGACCGGGCGGGCGACTGCGCCGACGCCCCCGAAATTGATGCCGTGGACGTGTCCGAAGGCACCTGCGATATGATCGTGAGCACCGCCACGACGGAGCGGACGGCGACCAACGGGGAAGCCTGCTACAACCTCGTCGTAACCCACCGGGCGCTCAACCTCTGTGAATTCGACCCGGCGGCGGAACCCATAACTGTACCCCGCGATTTTGACGGCGACGGTGATCTTGATCAGGACGTAACCCTCCACCTGTTTGGGGACGGCATCAACGATACGGCCGACGTAGTACGACTGGACCAGGACCGCATCCGCGACAACGGTGGTTTTACGCCGCTGCTGATCCGGGATTACGGGGTGGCGGCGGGCCGGGGTGGCTTCGTTTACCAGCAGATGATCCGCGTTTTCGACAGTACGCCGCCAACGGTTACCGCAAACGAACCCGCCGCTTGCTTCGCGTTGACGGGATCGACCTGTACCGCCACGGCCCAGCTGGGATATACCCTGACTGACGACTGCAGCCCCGCCGAAGAACTTACCCAACGGGTGGCCCTTGACCTGGATTTCGACGGCACTTTTACCCGCACGCGCTTCTTAGTGGACAGTGAGATCACCGCTCTGGGGAACGGCCGTTATACGGTTACCCTCGCAGGTTTGCCGGCGGGTGATCACGCCCTGCGAGTAACGGCGGTGGATGCCTGTGGCAACCCCGGCGCGCAAATCATCCCCTTCTGCGTAGCCGAAGTTGGCGATGCGGCGCCCATTTGTTTTAGCGAGTTTCCGGTCCTGCTGCGTACGGAAGACGACGGCCGCGCGGCGGTGTTCGCGGACGACCTTATCCCACCAAACGCCGATGATTGCGGTCCGCCGGTCAACTACTCCATCTACACGGAGTCTGAAGTTGATCAGCCCGGCTTTTCCGCCACGCCGGGCCGCGAAGGTCTGTTGTTGAACTGCGAGGACGAGTCGCGCGTACCCATCCGCGTTTACGCCTTCAGCCCGACCGCCGGAGGTGCATTTTGTGAGGCCACCGTACTACTTGCGCGGGAGGACGGCGCCTGCACGGGGGCGGAGGAGGGTTCCATTGCGGGTACCGTAACGACCGAGCGGGGGCAATTGATGGAGGGAGTGACCATCGACTTGTCGGGAAGCACCACGCCCCAAACCGCCGCTACGGATGCTACGGGCCGCTTTGCGTTCACGGACTTGCCGCTGGGCGAGGACTTTACGTTGGTGGCGTCGTTGGATGATTATTCTCGTCATCGCCGGGGCGTCACGACGGCGGATATTGTCGTCATCACCCAGCACATTCTCGGCCTGGCGGAGTTGCGCAACCCCTACCGCCTGCTGGCCGCCGATCCGACGCGCGACGACCGGATCACGGTGGGCGACATCATTGCCATCCGCCGCCTCATCCTGGGCCTGGACGCGGCCTACCGCAACAGCGATGCCTACCGTTTCGTGCCGGCGGATTTCATTTTCCCGGTCAATACCAACCCCTGGGCTACGGCTTTTCCCGAGGTCATCAGCATCAAAAACCTGGCGGGCCAGCGTTTAGAAGCCAATTTTACGGGCATCATGGTGGGCGACGTTAATGCGTCTGGATTTAGCAATTTGGGCGCTGGTCCCGACACAATGCGGGACCAGTTGGGCGCTGGCGCGGGTGCGGAGAAAAGGGATGGGGCCGCGCTGTTGGCGGAGGTGTTTCCCGGTCAGTCATCGGGTACCGTCCTGGTTAATATTTACCCCGGAGAATTGACGGGGAGCCAGGGCTTGCAGGGGACGGTGGCTTTGCAGTTGGGCATCCGTGTACTGGAGGTCTTACCTGGAGCAATTCAACTAGAGGAGATGCGTACCGACCGGCTGGAGGATGGCTTATTCGCCTTTGCCCACCACGACGTGGAGGGTTTGGCCGCGGATGTGGTGTTATTTCAACTATTGCTGGAAACTTCTGTCGCCGCTTCCCTCCTCTCCCCCTTGGAGTTGACGGATAGTTTGGCCGTGCGGGAAGCCTTTCGGGATGGATCTTATTTAGTGCCTCAGTTGAAGGTGACTGGCTCCGCCGTTACTCCAGAGTTGGAGTTTGGTTTAGTGGAGGCTTATCCGAACCCGGCGGGGCCCGTGCTTACGCTCCGCTTTTCGGCTTCGGAGGCGGCTCTAGCTGATCTGCAGGTTTTTGATTTGGCGGGGCGGTTGGTTTTTGCGCGGGAGTTGCAGGTTACGCGGGGTGTTAATGAAGTGGCGTTGTTGCGTACTGATGTTGGTGGGGCTGGGGTTTATGTTTATCGGTTGGGTGTTGGGGACGGTGTTTTTGTTGGGCGGGTTGTTTTTTGGTAG